Proteins encoded together in one Cicer arietinum cultivar CDC Frontier isolate Library 1 chromosome 4, Cicar.CDCFrontier_v2.0, whole genome shotgun sequence window:
- the LOC140920068 gene encoding uncharacterized protein has protein sequence MDKSWISYNPNNSLNKEKYIRGVTNFLDFAFAKSNDGKILCPCTNCVNCKWRSRVDIYEHLIHFGFLKGYVTWVFHGEQVSSSSSQSVSQVEGEFGHDIDTLIYDAFGIHPTNESDGANLNVEDENPKAFLDEPNTQQFEDDSNLDKFYLLLNEAEQNLYPGCKKALRGALPEENTLPKSFYDTKKIICGLGLSYEKIHACPNDCILYWRDSSNAQICSKCGMSRWKLNSNDNEGRKKIPAKVLRWFPLKPRLQRLFLSSKIASSMTWHKDGRTKDGLMRHPADSFAWKYFDSQHPDFSCDPRNVRLGLASDGFNPFKTMSISHSTWPIVLIPYNLPPWMCMKQPNFILSLLIPGPKGPGNKLDIYMQPLVEELKELWENWGENI, from the exons ATGGATAAGAGTTGGATATCCTACAACCCTAACAACTCTCTTAATAAAGAGAAGTACATTAGAGGAGTTACTAATTTTCTTGATTTTGCATTTGCAAAATCAAATGATGGAAAAATTTTATGTCCTTGCACCAATTGTGTCAATTGCAAGTGGCGCTCTCGAGTGGATATTTATGAGCatctaatccattttgggtTTCTAAAAGGTTATGTTACTTGGGTCTTTCATGGTGAACAAGTTAGCTCGTCTAGTTCTCAAAGTGTATCTCAAGTAGAAGGAGAGTTTGGCCATGACATAGATACATTGATTTATGATGCCTTTGGAATACATCCAACTAATGAGAGTGATGGTGCAAATTTAAATGTGGAGGACGAGAATCCCAAAGCATTCTTAGATGAACCCAATACTCAACAATTTGAAGATGATAGTAATTTGGATAAGTTCTATCTGTTGTTAAATGAGGCAGAGCAAAATCTTTATCCTGGTTGTAAGAA AGCTTTAAGGGGAGCATTACCAGAAGAAAATACATTGCCGAAATCTTTTTATGATACAAAAAAGATTATTTGTGGATTAGGTCTCTCATATGAAAAAATTCATGCTTGTCCCAATGATTGCATATTATATTGGAGAGATTCTTCTAATGCTCAAATTTGCTCAAAATGTGGCATGTCACGATGGAAACTAAACTCTAATGACAATGAAGGTAGAAAAAAAATCCCTGCAAAGGTTCTTCGTTGGTTTCCTCTTAAACCTAGACTACAAAGACTCTTTCTATCATCAAAAATAGCTTCTTCTATGACATGGCACAAAGATGGTAGAACAAAAGATGGGCTCATGAGACATCCAGCTGATTCTTTCGCTTGGAAATATTTTGATAGTCAACATCCTGATTTTTCGTGCGACCCTCGTAATGTTCGACTAGGTTTAGCTTCTGATGGTTTTAACCCTTTCAAAACTATGTCAATTTCTCATAGCACTTGGCCTATTGTTTTGATTCCTTATAATCTTCCTCCATGGATGTGTATGAAGCAACCTAATTTTATACTTTCATTGCTTATTCCTGGTCCAAAAGGTCCAGGAAATAAACTTGATATCTATATGCAACCTCTTGTGGAAGAACTAAAAGAATTATGGGAAAATTGGGGTGAAAACATTTGA